The genomic interval CGGAGATCGCGCCGAATGCCGTCGCGCCGATCAGCAGGATGCGCTTGCGGCCGATCCGGTCGCCGAGGCTGCCCATCGAGACGAGCAGGCCGGCGAGGACGAACGAGTAGGCGTCGCCGATCCACAGCAGCTGCGTGCCCGACGGCTTCAGATCCTCCGTCAGGAAAGGCGTCGCCAGGCCGAGAACAGTCGCGTCCACGGCAACGAGCAGCACAGCCAGCACGAGCACGCCGAGCGCCAGCCACCGCCCCGGCCTCGCGACCAGTTCGTCGTTGTGGGCGATCTGCTGCGTCATTCGTCTCTCCGTACTGCGCCTCCGAGCAGGAGCTCCGAGATCATTGGTGTGAAGTCTTTTGCTGCCACCCGGCCTTCGGCGATCGACCAGGCTCCAGAGACGAGTAGGCCGTACAGCGCCTCGGCCAGCCAGACCGGGCTCAGGTCGATCCGGAACTCGCCGTCCTGCTGACCGCGCCGGAACAGCGCGACCAGCCTGTCGTCGAGTCGGGCCCAGCCCTCGTTCTGTCCGTCGCCTTCGAAGAGCTGGTTCTCCGAGTAGAGGAACGCGAGGAGCCCGGCAGAGGGCTCGAGCTCGCGGACCAGGCGACGTACCGCATCCGCGGCCGGTCCGGCGTCGAGGCGTGCCGCCGCGAGCGCGTCGTCGCACTCGGCGATGCCGAGCTCCTCGAGCGCGCGCACCAGTGCGTCCCGCCCGGCGAACTGCCGGTTCAACGTCGCGCGACTGATCCCGGCGGCCCGGGCGACCTCGTCCATCGTCGCCCCGGACTTCCGCATCAACAGCCCCGCGGCATCCCGCAGGACCCGGTCCCGATCAAAGGCCATGAGACAAGAATAACCCATCTGAGACATCCACGTCTCAGATCTAGCGTTGGAGTCAGTATGCGGTATACGATCTTCGGAGCGGGATGGGTGTGACCGGGAATGAATCGGGACCGGATACACTTGCACCGTTTGTGGAGGGGAGTATTCCGCCACGGCAGTGTCGTCATCACGGGAGGCCTGG from Kribbella sp. NBC_00709 carries:
- a CDS encoding TetR/AcrR family transcriptional regulator; this translates as MAFDRDRVLRDAAGLLMRKSGATMDEVARAAGISRATLNRQFAGRDALVRALEELGIAECDDALAAARLDAGPAADAVRRLVRELEPSAGLLAFLYSENQLFEGDGQNEGWARLDDRLVALFRRGQQDGEFRIDLSPVWLAEALYGLLVSGAWSIAEGRVAAKDFTPMISELLLGGAVRRDE